CGTCCAGGCAAAGCTGCGCATGCTTGCGATTCTTGCGATGATTGCGCGGATGTATCTGTGGGGTTGGCTGCCCGGCGGGAAGCGGACCCGCTTCTACTCGATCAACGTCATGCGGGCGCGGCATCCCGACTGGTTCAAGAGCGACCTCGCCTGCCTTTTCCAATTACTGAGTCAGCGCCGCATCAAACCCAAGGTCGCCGAGCGAATATCGTTCGCGGATGTGCCGAATGCCCAGCGCCGACTGGAAAGCGGTGGCCTTGAAGGCAAGCTCGTATTGTGCCCGGCTTAACAGTTCCAATGGCAGCTTTGGGTCGAAAGCTGCCATTACAACCGACCTGCCACGCGATGGACCAACGCTCGCGCAGCACTTCGTATACTGGGCATTAATCATAATTGGCGAAGATCCGCACCCACGTTGGGAGCGCTAGGGGAAAACGATGAGTTACATGCAGCCATTTAAATCGGCCATTCAGCGCAGTGAACTGCTGAACGCGACGATCCTGCCGGTGTTTATGTCACTCTTTCACCCCAACGTCGTACGGCGAGCCGCGCAGAAGCACGGCCTGACAGCTGCGTTCGATCATTCCACAGTTGAAATTGGAGACGGCCGTCGAGTTGTCAGGCTCGCGCGAAAACACGCAATTTATGCGAACGACGTAGTCAATGACTTCGACTTCTATCACGGTGCGGTTGTTGCTGAAATTACCGACGGCCTCGAATTAGTCGATTACTCTTCCCCGAAATTTCACGACGTTCCCGGTTTCCCGTTGCACCCCGTCTTCTTCAATGCCCTTGCCGAGCCCTTAATCACGGGCGATCAGTATATCCAGTTCGCGCATCTCGCCGACGGTTGTGTTGCCTTGGATTTAGGCGCCTATTCCGGACTGACCTCGATCTTATTCAGGGAACAATGCGGCGCCAATGGAGCCGTGATCGCAATAGACGCGGATCCGGCGAACATCAGCGCAATCAAGAAGAATTTCGCGCTTTACGCGAGCATCAGCGGTAACCGGATAGAACTACTCGAAGGCGCCGTCTGGAGTCACGACGAGGGCATCGCCTTTTCAGCGGAAGGAAATTTAGGCTCGTCAGCCATCGAGTGTGTAGGCAACCGGGTGAGTGCGGCTACCCGGGTCCCGTCTTTCAAACTCTCTAGCATCGCGAAACGATACAACCTCCACCGCGTCGACTTCATAAAATGCGATATCGAAGGAGCCGAGAGTGTGATTTTTACAGATAGTGATTTCTTCGAACGCTT
This portion of the Sphingomonas limnosediminicola genome encodes:
- a CDS encoding FkbM family methyltransferase, whose protein sequence is MSYMQPFKSAIQRSELLNATILPVFMSLFHPNVVRRAAQKHGLTAAFDHSTVEIGDGRRVVRLARKHAIYANDVVNDFDFYHGAVVAEITDGLELVDYSSPKFHDVPGFPLHPVFFNALAEPLITGDQYIQFAHLADGCVALDLGAYSGLTSILFREQCGANGAVIAIDADPANISAIKKNFALYASISGNRIELLEGAVWSHDEGIAFSAEGNLGSSAIECVGNRVSAATRVPSFKLSSIAKRYNLHRVDFIKCDIEGAESVIFTDSDFFERFRPRIIVETHRLDGNFTTDKVKADLSRHAYEFELRDQVGSTQPLLRCTPL
- a CDS encoding zinc-binding dehydrogenase; this encodes MDCEHEDFAKVLPDGFDVVFDDIGEDGYRRSFQSLRRGGLLVAIGFCASVQAKLRMLAILAMIARMYLWGWLPGGKRTRFYSINVMRARHPDWFKSDLACLFQLLSQRRIKPKVAERISFADVPNAQRRLESGGLEGKLVLCPA